The genomic window GCAGTTGGCTTACCCGATCACCGTTCACCCCACCAATGCTATCGCTTCCTTTGAGTCGTTGCTGACGGCGGTGCGCGCGACGGACTATCGCCTCTATCTGCTGATTGACGAATACGACAACTTCGCCAACGAGGTACTGATGAGTCGCCCCCCCCCTGAGTCCCCCCCTGTAGGGAGGGATATCGGAGGAGGCGGCGCCGACCGCTACAAGGCATTGCTCTACGGCGAGGGGCTGCTCAAGACGGTGTTCAAGGCGGTGAAAGGGGCCGGCAGCGGCCTGGGATTGGATCGCGCCTTCACCACTGGCGTCGCGCCAATTGTCCTCAGCGACTTGAGCAGCGGTTATAACGTGGCGCAGGATGTTTCGTTCAAGATCGGTCTGGAACTGCTGTGCGGGTTCACGGAAGCGGAGATGCAGGGATTGCTGGCGCAGGTCGCGGAGGAGTGCGAACTGGCGCCGGAGGCGCGCACCGCGGCGCAGGACACCATGCGCACCTTCTACAACGGCTATGCGTTTGGCGAGGAGCCGGCGGAACTGGTCTACAATCCCACGCTGGCGTTGTACTTCCTGCAACACCTGGCGGAGACCTGCAGCCCGCCACGCGAAGGTTACTCGACAGCAACCTGGCGATGGATCGCGGGAAGATCGCGTACATTGCGGGCTTGCCGCACGGCGCGCCGGTGCTGGCCGCGATCCTGAATCCCGACACGCCGCCGACCATCCCACGGCTGGCGCAGCGGTTCGGCGTGGAGGATGTGCTGACCCAGGTGAAGGACGAGACGTTCATGGTCTCGCTGCTCTACTACTTCGGCGTGCTGACACTGGAGCGGATCACCGAGGAAGGCAAACTGGCCTTCCGCATCCCGAATCTGGTGGCGCGCAAACTGTACGTGGAGCAACTGCGCGACCGCCTGCTGCCGGAGTTCGGCGAGCGGGCCGCGGTGCGCGAGGCCGTCGAAGCGGTCTACTATCACGGAGATCTGCAACCGTTGTGCGACTTCATCGAGACGCGCTACTTTCGGGTGCTCGACAACCGCGACTACCGCTGGGCGAATGAGTTGACGGTGAAGATGGCGTTTCTGACGCTGCTGTTCGACGACCTGTTCTATATCACCGATTCGGAGCCGGCGCTGGAACGCAGTTATGCCGATATGACCGAGTCGCCCTGATCGTGCGGCCAGATATGCGCAAGTACACGCTGCAAGATGCGCTGCTGGAGTTCAAGTACATCCCGCTGAGCGACCTGGGCCTGACCGGCGAGGCGGTCAAAGCGACGTCCCGTGAGGAGCTGGCGTCGCGGCCCCTGGTCGCGGCGGCGCTGGCCGAGGCGACGCGCAAGGCGACGGACTACCGCGCCACGCTCCAGGCCGTCTATGGCGCCAAGCTGCGTCTGCACACCTTCGCCATCGTATCGCTCGGCTTCGACCGGCTGGTGTGGCGCAAACTATAAGGAGGCGCGGCGATGTTGAAATTTCCCTACGGCATCAGTGATTTCTATAAAGTGCGGACTGGCGAGTATGTCTACGTGGATCGCACCGACCGGATTGCGCTGGTGGAAGAGGCCGGCGACCAGTTGATCTTCCTGCGGCCGCGGCGGTTCGGCAAGAGCCTGTGGCTCTCCACGCTGGAGAACTACTACGATGTGGCGAAGGCCGGCGAGTTCGTGCAGTTGTTCGGCGACCTGGCGATTGGGCGCAACCCGACCCCGCGCCACAACAGCTACTTCATCCTGCGCTGGGATTTCTCGCTCATCAGCGCGCAGGGCGGCATCGCGGAGATCGGGCAGGCGCTGCACAACCACATCAACATGACCATTAAGAACTTCGGCTTGCGCTACCAGGCGTGGCTGAATGCGCCGCTTGAGCCGCATCCCACCGACGGAATTGCCTCCTTTCAAGCTTTGCTGGGGCTGGTGCGCCAAACGCCCTATCCTCTGTATCTGCTGATTGACGAATACGACAACTTCGCCAACGAGGTGTTGATGAGTCACGCGGTGGAAGGCGCCGACCGCTACAAGGCGCTGCTCTACGGCGAGGGGCTGCTCAAGACGGTGTTCAAGGCGGTGAAAGGCGCCGGCAGCGGCATGGGGCTGGATCGCGCCTTCACCACCGGCGTCGCGCCGATTGTGCTCAGCGACTTGAGCAGCGGCTATAATGTCGCCGAAGACCTCTCGCTACTCCCGGATTACTATGACCTGTGCGGCTTCCACGAGGCAGAAGTCGCGGCGCTCCTGGAACAAGTGGGCCAGACGTGTGACCTGTCTCCGGCTCGAATCACGGAAGCATTGGCGCTGCTGCGCACGTTCTACAACGGTTATCGCTTTGGCATGCGGGCGACCGCTTTGATCTACAATCCCACGCTGACACTCTACTTCCTCAAGGCATTGCAGCGGGAATGTGAAGCGCCGCGCGAGTTACTCGACAGCAACCTGGCGATGGATCGCGGGAAGATTGCGTACATTGCGGCCTTGCCGCACGGCGCGCCGGTGCTGGCCGCGATCCTGAATCCCGACACGCCGCCGACCATTGCGCGGCTGGCGCAGCGGTTCGGCGTGGAAGATGTGCTGACGCAGGTGAAAGACGAGACGTTCATGGTCTCGCTGCTCTACTACTTCGGCGTGCTGACGCTGGAGCGGATCACCGAGGAAGGCAAACTGGTCTTCCGCATCCCGAATCTGGTGGTGCGCAAGCCGTACGTGGAGCAACTGCGGGACCGCCTGCTGCCGGAGTTCGGCGAGCGGGCCGCGATGCGGGCGGCCGTCG from Candidatus Amarolinea dominans includes these protein-coding regions:
- a CDS encoding AAA family ATPase, with translation MKFPYGISDFYKVRTGEYVYVDRTDRIALVEEAGDQLIFLRPRRFGKSLWLSTLENYYDVAKAGEFVQLFGDLAIGRNPTPRHNSYFILRWDFSLISAQGGIAEIGQALHNHINMTIKNFGLRYQAWLNAPLEPHPTDGIASFQALLGLVRQTPYPLYLLIDEYDNFANEVLMSHAVEGADRYKALLYGEGLLKTVFKAVKGAGSGMGLDRAFTTGVAPIVLSDLSSGYNVAEDLSLLPDYYDLCGFHEAEVAALLEQVGQTCDLSPARITEALALLRTFYNGYRFGMRATALIYNPTLTLYFLKALQRECEAPRELLDSNLAMDRGKIAYIAALPHGAPVLAAILNPDTPPTIARLAQRFGVEDVLTQVKDETFMVSLLYYFGVLTLERITEEGKLVFRIPNLVVRKPYVEQLRDRLLPEFGERAAMRAAVEAVYYHGDLQPLCDFIETRYFRVLDNRDYRWANELTVKMAFLTLLFDDLFYITDSEPALERSYADMTALSPKVATLIVRPDMRKYTLQDALLEFKYIPLSDLGLTGEAVKATSREELASRPLVAAALAEATRKAADYRATLQAVYGAKLRLHTFAIVALGFDRLVWRKL